A single region of the Sphingobium sp. TKS genome encodes:
- the tnpC gene encoding IS66 family transposase, with protein MGTEAQAEIDSLRERLAAAEAVAAEVARIKAINADLEARNALLELQNEKMRRTLFGQRSERTRHLLDQMELTFEECETAASEDEFLAALAAAKTNVAPFERKRPARKALPEHLPRERVVIAAPDACPCCGSERLCKLGEDITETLEVVPRQWKVVQTVREKFSCRDCEKITQPPAPFHVTPRGLFGPSFLAMLLFEKFGAHQPLNRQRDRYAREGVDLSLSTLADQVGTCTAALMPLYLLIEAHVLAAERLHGDDTTVPVLTKTKTDTGRIWTYVRDDRPFGGPAPPAAIFHYSRDRRGEHPVGHLRSWRGILQADAYAGYNALFHADRLPAPLTRALCWSHARRYFFELADIAAQLKKRRKKAVISPLAVEAVRRIDAILDIERAINGRPAQERHALRQELSAPLVADLEEWMRDNRSKLSKNSDVAEAMDYMLKAWPAFAAFLDDGRICLSNNAAERALRGIALGRKSWLFAGSDRGGQRTAFMLSLIGTAKLNDIDPQAWLADVLSRIADIPQNRLHELLPWNWRTAEDQREAA; from the coding sequence ATGGGGACCGAAGCGCAAGCAGAGATCGACAGCCTTCGCGAGCGGCTTGCCGCTGCCGAGGCTGTCGCCGCTGAAGTCGCCCGCATCAAGGCCATCAACGCTGACCTGGAAGCCCGCAACGCCCTTCTCGAACTGCAGAACGAGAAGATGCGCCGCACCCTTTTTGGCCAGCGATCCGAACGCACGCGCCATCTGCTCGACCAGATGGAACTGACCTTCGAGGAGTGCGAGACCGCTGCCAGCGAAGATGAGTTCCTGGCTGCCCTGGCAGCGGCGAAGACCAACGTCGCACCGTTCGAGCGCAAGCGGCCCGCCCGCAAGGCCTTGCCCGAGCATCTGCCGCGCGAGCGCGTCGTCATCGCCGCGCCCGATGCCTGCCCCTGCTGCGGCTCAGAACGGCTGTGCAAGCTGGGTGAGGATATCACCGAGACGCTTGAGGTCGTGCCGCGACAGTGGAAGGTGGTTCAGACCGTGCGGGAGAAGTTCTCCTGCCGGGATTGTGAGAAGATCACCCAACCGCCGGCGCCGTTCCACGTCACGCCCCGCGGGCTCTTTGGCCCCAGCTTCCTGGCGATGCTGTTGTTCGAGAAGTTCGGCGCGCATCAACCGCTTAACCGCCAGCGTGATCGCTATGCCCGGGAAGGCGTGGACCTGAGCCTTTCCACTCTGGCCGATCAGGTCGGCACCTGCACCGCCGCGCTGATGCCGCTCTATCTCCTGATCGAAGCCCACGTCCTTGCCGCCGAGCGATTGCATGGCGACGATACGACGGTGCCAGTGCTGACCAAGACCAAGACCGATACGGGCCGGATCTGGACCTATGTTCGGGATGATCGACCTTTTGGCGGACCGGCACCGCCCGCAGCGATCTTCCATTATTCCCGGGACCGGCGGGGCGAGCATCCCGTGGGACATCTGCGCAGTTGGAGAGGCATCCTTCAGGCTGACGCATATGCCGGCTACAATGCGTTGTTCCATGCCGACAGACTGCCGGCGCCGCTGACCCGCGCCTTATGCTGGAGCCACGCGCGCCGCTATTTCTTCGAGCTGGCCGATATCGCCGCGCAGCTCAAGAAGCGCCGCAAAAAGGCCGTTATCTCGCCGCTGGCAGTGGAGGCGGTCCGCCGTATCGACGCGATCTTGGACATTGAGCGCGCCATCAACGGCAGACCGGCCCAGGAGCGCCACGCCCTTCGACAGGAACTCAGCGCCCCGCTCGTTGCCGATCTGGAAGAATGGATGCGCGACAACCGGTCCAAGCTATCGAAGAACAGCGATGTGGCCGAGGCCATGGATTACATGCTCAAGGCATGGCCAGCCTTCGCTGCGTTCCTCGATGATGGCCGCATCTGCCTCTCGAACAACGCGGCGGAACGGGCGCTTCGAGGCATAGCCCTGGGCAGAAAATCATGGCTCTTCGCTGGTTCAGATCGCGGCGGCCAGCGCACCGCCTTCATGCTGAGCCTCATTGGCACGGCGAAGCTCAACGACATCGATCCGCAGGCTTGGCTTGCCGATGTGCTCAGCCGCATCGCCGACATCCCTCAGAACCGTCTCCATGAACTGCTTCCCTGGAACTGGCGCACCGCAGAGGATCAACGCGAAGCCGCCTGA
- the tnpB gene encoding IS66 family insertion sequence element accessory protein TnpB (TnpB, as the term is used for proteins encoded by IS66 family insertion elements, is considered an accessory protein, since TnpC, encoded by a neighboring gene, is a DDE family transposase.): MIPVPSGVRIWIATGHTDMRRGMRSLALQVQQSFGRDPFAGDLYIFRGRRGDLCKIIWHDGVGMSLYAKRLERGKYIWPSAVDGVIAISPSQMACMLEAIDWRNPQATWRPTLAG; encoded by the coding sequence GTGATCCCAGTTCCTTCCGGCGTTCGGATATGGATCGCAACGGGGCACACGGACATGCGGCGCGGCATGCGCAGCCTGGCTCTGCAGGTGCAGCAGAGTTTCGGACGTGATCCCTTCGCCGGGGATCTCTACATTTTCAGGGGACGCCGCGGCGACCTCTGCAAGATCATCTGGCATGATGGTGTCGGCATGTCGCTTTATGCCAAGCGTCTCGAGCGCGGGAAGTACATCTGGCCTTCGGCCGTGGACGGGGTGATTGCCATTTCCCCCTCGCAGATGGCTTGCATGTTGGAGGCGATCGACTGGCGTAATCCGCAGGCCACCTGGCGTCCGACATTGGCCGGATAA
- a CDS encoding transposase, with the protein MSQITVISGPERRRVWSDQQKRELVAAVSAPGANVAEIARRADLRPNQIYRWRRQMGQAAQGFAEVQVQADPVPVIGSAITVEFERAIVRIPAGASPGLVSAVLRSVKP; encoded by the coding sequence ATGAGTCAGATCACGGTAATTTCGGGGCCGGAGCGGCGGCGGGTATGGAGCGACCAGCAGAAGCGCGAACTGGTCGCGGCGGTTTCGGCGCCCGGTGCGAACGTGGCGGAGATTGCCCGCCGTGCCGATCTGCGGCCGAACCAGATCTACAGATGGCGGCGGCAGATGGGGCAGGCAGCGCAGGGCTTTGCCGAGGTGCAGGTGCAAGCCGATCCGGTGCCAGTGATCGGATCGGCGATCACCGTCGAGTTTGAGCGGGCGATCGTGCGCATTCCCGCTGGCGCATCACCTGGGCTGGTGTCGGCAGTGCTGCGGTCGGTCAAGCCGTGA
- the pgeF gene encoding peptidoglycan editing factor PgeF, giving the protein MVELLRAVGLGDVVHGFAGRRGGVSTGIHAGLNVGLGSEDEREAVLRNRDLVRDALLPGATLVTVHQVHSPDVITVAAPISADDRPAADAMVTNRPGLILGILTADCVPVLFADAAAGVVGAAHAGWKGALGGVTDRTIAAMEALGASRDQMACAIGPCIGRSSYEVTLDFAARFMAEDPDNDRFFTAARTGHCQFDIAAYVAARLAAAGISRIELLDEDTYSQPDRFYSYRRSCHRSEPDYGRQISMIALGE; this is encoded by the coding sequence ATGGTCGAATTGCTGCGGGCGGTGGGCTTGGGCGATGTCGTGCACGGTTTTGCCGGGCGACGCGGCGGCGTTTCGACCGGGATTCACGCGGGGCTGAATGTCGGATTAGGGTCGGAGGACGAGCGGGAGGCGGTGTTGCGCAACCGGGATCTGGTGCGGGACGCGCTGTTGCCGGGTGCGACGCTGGTGACGGTGCATCAGGTCCACTCGCCCGATGTGATCACGGTCGCGGCGCCGATTTCCGCCGACGACCGGCCAGCGGCTGACGCCATGGTCACGAATCGACCGGGATTGATATTGGGGATTCTCACCGCCGATTGCGTGCCGGTGTTGTTTGCTGATGCTGCGGCCGGTGTCGTCGGCGCGGCGCATGCCGGATGGAAGGGCGCATTAGGCGGCGTTACGGACCGGACGATCGCTGCTATGGAGGCACTGGGCGCCTCGCGCGACCAGATGGCTTGCGCGATCGGTCCGTGCATCGGGCGTTCGTCCTATGAAGTGACGCTGGATTTCGCGGCACGCTTTATGGCGGAGGATCCGGATAATGATCGTTTCTTCACTGCGGCGCGCACAGGGCATTGCCAGTTCGACATTGCAGCCTATGTGGCGGCACGGCTGGCAGCGGCGGGGATCAGCCGGATCGAGCTGCTGGACGAGGATACCTATAGCCAGCCGGATCGCTTTTACAGCTATCGCCGGTCATGCCATCGCAGCGAGCCAGATTATGGCCGGCAGATTTCGATGATTGCGTTGGGGGAATGA
- a CDS encoding amino acid permease has protein sequence MIFGRIKPLDAILATAEKKSLVRTLGPVQLTLLGVGAIIGTGIFVLTAAAAQKAGPGMMWSFMIAGAVCAFAALCYSEIASMVPVSGSAYTYTYAVVGELLAWMVGWALILEYAVAASAVSVGWSGYFMGLVKSVTGLDLPQALSAGPVWTMNGLIPQADFTHGVINIPAIVVALAVTALLVIGTTESARVNAVLVAIKVAALTAFIILTLPVLKTGNFSPFAPNGWFGPEGTSGMGIVGAAASIFFAYVGFDAVSTAAEETKNPQRNVPIGLIGSLAICTVFYLLVAAGAVGAIGAQPVLGPDGSVVAPGSQGFAAACATAAHAQDLVCSNEALAHVLRSINWTVVGNALGLAANLALPSVILMMMFGQTRIFFVMARDGLLPEKLASIHPRFKTPHIVTMVTGVFVAIGAALLPVGQLADISNSGTLFAFFMVSIAVLVLRVKEPGRARPFRTPIVWAIAPTAAFGCVFLFFNLPVDAQLVLPIWGGLGLVLYFVYGYRKSHVGRGLVETHEQDVGIPPMPVPPMPGAHTPGGQDA, from the coding sequence ATGATCTTCGGGCGTATAAAGCCACTGGACGCGATATTGGCCACGGCCGAGAAAAAATCGCTTGTCCGCACATTGGGGCCGGTTCAACTGACGCTATTGGGGGTCGGCGCCATCATCGGCACCGGCATTTTCGTTTTGACCGCCGCCGCCGCGCAAAAGGCGGGGCCGGGCATGATGTGGAGCTTCATGATTGCGGGGGCCGTCTGCGCCTTCGCCGCGCTCTGCTATTCCGAAATCGCCTCCATGGTGCCGGTGTCCGGTTCCGCCTACACCTATACCTATGCGGTCGTCGGGGAACTGCTCGCCTGGATGGTGGGCTGGGCGCTCATCCTGGAATATGCGGTCGCCGCCAGCGCCGTTTCGGTGGGGTGGTCCGGCTATTTCATGGGCCTTGTTAAGAGCGTAACCGGGCTTGATCTGCCACAGGCGCTTTCCGCCGGCCCGGTCTGGACGATGAACGGCCTCATTCCGCAAGCCGATTTCACCCATGGCGTGATCAACATCCCGGCGATCGTCGTGGCGCTCGCCGTGACCGCCCTGTTGGTCATCGGCACCACCGAAAGCGCCCGCGTTAATGCCGTGCTCGTCGCCATCAAGGTGGCGGCGCTGACCGCCTTCATCATCCTGACGCTGCCCGTGCTCAAGACCGGCAATTTCTCGCCCTTCGCGCCCAATGGCTGGTTCGGGCCGGAAGGCACCAGCGGCATGGGCATCGTTGGCGCCGCCGCGTCGATCTTTTTCGCCTATGTCGGCTTCGATGCGGTTTCGACCGCGGCGGAAGAAACCAAGAACCCGCAGCGCAACGTCCCCATCGGCCTGATCGGCAGCCTTGCGATCTGCACCGTTTTTTACCTGTTGGTCGCGGCGGGCGCGGTCGGCGCGATCGGTGCGCAGCCCGTGCTGGGTCCGGACGGTTCAGTGGTGGCGCCCGGATCGCAGGGTTTTGCCGCCGCCTGTGCGACTGCTGCCCATGCTCAGGATCTCGTCTGCTCCAATGAAGCGCTGGCCCATGTGTTGCGCTCGATCAATTGGACGGTCGTGGGCAATGCGCTCGGCTTGGCCGCCAATCTTGCGCTGCCGTCGGTCATCCTGATGATGATGTTCGGCCAGACCCGCATCTTCTTCGTGATGGCGCGCGACGGCCTGCTGCCGGAAAAGCTCGCCAGCATCCACCCCAGGTTCAAGACGCCCCATATCGTCACCATGGTCACCGGCGTCTTCGTCGCCATCGGCGCCGCGCTGCTGCCTGTGGGTCAGCTCGCGGACATTTCCAATTCCGGCACGCTGTTCGCCTTCTTCATGGTGTCGATCGCCGTGCTGGTGCTGCGGGTGAAGGAACCGGGGCGGGCTCGTCCGTTCCGCACGCCCATAGTGTGGGCGATCGCGCCGACGGCGGCTTTCGGTTGCGTCTTCCTCTTCTTCAATCTGCCCGTCGATGCGCAGCTCGTCCTGCCGATCTGGGGTGGCCTGGGTCTCGTGCTCTATTTCGTCTATGGCTATCGCAAGAGCCATGTCGGGCGCGGGTTGGTCGAAACCCATGAACAGGATGTCGGCATTCCACCGATGCCGGTGCCGCCGATGCCCGGCGCGCATACGCCGGGCGGCCAGGACGCCTGA
- a CDS encoding multidrug effflux MFS transporter codes for MTDHPEIPAGQARKDIAFREFVMLCACLMAMNALSIDPMLPALPAIGRDLAIPHPNDRQLIISVYFLGLGIGSLLFGVLSDRFGRKRVLGSAMALFILSSIACAGAHSFTMMLAGRACAGFFAGASRVITVGIVRDRFRGDAMARVMSLIFAVFMLIPVMAPTFGQAILWIAPWRWIFWALSILASLILLWMAMRLPETLLPENRLRMSARAIFRTVGAIIRTRSSIGYMLASGVVMSGLIGFILSVQQIFFDIFGAQKIFPFAFAAIAGSMGIGSLLNSRLVSRFGARRLSQTALLCLVLINAVHLTVILTGHETIVSFMILQASTMMTVAFTASNFSAISMEPFARGAGVASSFQAFLTTAVSSALGSLIGHAFDGTTLPLTLGLMVFGSISFLIVAWAERGKMFTRPHHAGLRDPEFEVLR; via the coding sequence ATGACCGATCATCCCGAAATCCCCGCAGGACAGGCGAGAAAGGACATAGCTTTCCGCGAGTTCGTGATGCTCTGCGCCTGCCTGATGGCGATGAATGCGCTGTCGATCGATCCGATGCTGCCGGCCCTGCCCGCCATCGGCCGGGATCTGGCGATCCCGCATCCCAATGACCGGCAATTGATCATCAGCGTCTATTTTCTGGGACTGGGGATCGGTTCTCTGCTGTTCGGCGTGCTGTCCGACCGATTCGGGCGAAAGCGCGTGTTGGGGAGCGCCATGGCGCTGTTCATCCTCTCTTCCATCGCCTGCGCCGGCGCGCACAGTTTCACCATGATGCTGGCCGGGCGCGCCTGTGCCGGTTTCTTCGCGGGCGCGAGCCGCGTCATCACCGTCGGCATCGTCCGCGACCGCTTCCGGGGCGATGCGATGGCGCGGGTCATGTCGCTGATCTTTGCGGTGTTCATGCTGATCCCGGTCATGGCGCCGACTTTCGGCCAGGCGATATTGTGGATCGCCCCCTGGCGCTGGATCTTCTGGGCGCTGTCGATCCTGGCGAGCCTGATCCTGCTGTGGATGGCGATGCGCCTGCCGGAAACGCTGCTGCCGGAGAATCGCTTGCGAATGAGCGCGCGCGCGATTTTCCGGACGGTCGGCGCGATCATCCGCACCCGCAGCTCGATCGGCTATATGCTGGCCAGCGGGGTGGTGATGAGCGGCCTGATCGGCTTCATCCTGTCGGTGCAACAAATATTCTTCGACATTTTCGGGGCGCAGAAAATCTTCCCCTTTGCCTTCGCCGCCATCGCCGGCAGCATGGGGATCGGCAGCCTGCTCAACAGCCGCCTCGTCTCCCGCTTCGGCGCGCGGCGATTGAGCCAGACGGCGTTGCTGTGCCTGGTGCTGATCAATGCCGTGCATTTGACGGTGATCCTGACGGGGCATGAAACCATCGTCAGCTTCATGATCCTCCAGGCGTCGACGATGATGACGGTCGCCTTTACCGCGTCCAATTTCAGCGCGATTTCAATGGAGCCCTTTGCCAGAGGCGCGGGCGTCGCCTCCTCCTTTCAGGCTTTTCTCACCACCGCCGTGTCGAGCGCGCTGGGCAGCCTGATCGGCCATGCCTTTGACGGGACGACATTGCCGCTGACATTGGGATTGATGGTGTTCGGCTCGATCTCTTTCCTGATCGTCGCGTGGGCGGAACGGGGGAAAATGTTCACCCGCCCGCATCATGCAGGATTGCGCGATCCCGAATTCGAAGTCTTGCGTTAA
- a CDS encoding SEL1-like repeat protein — MANGLKSAQFLMQSRLSGAASGTAEACFDLGVAYSCGTGGLPVDLIEAHKWFNLAALKGSEEGQTMRAEVAEEMSAREIAEAQRQARALIATTQLRAA; from the coding sequence ATGGCCAATGGTCTGAAGAGCGCGCAATTTCTGATGCAAAGCCGTCTTTCGGGTGCGGCAAGCGGAACTGCGGAAGCCTGTTTCGATCTGGGGGTCGCCTATAGTTGCGGCACTGGCGGTTTGCCCGTCGACCTGATCGAAGCGCATAAATGGTTCAACCTGGCCGCCCTCAAGGGCAGCGAGGAGGGGCAGACGATGCGGGCGGAAGTGGCCGAGGAAATGTCGGCACGAGAAATCGCGGAAGCCCAGCGCCAGGCCCGAGCGCTGATCGCGACGACGCAATTGCGCGCCGCTTAG
- the htpX gene encoding zinc metalloprotease HtpX, translating into MNGMKTVMLLSALTALFMALGYTLGGSGGAVIALLVALGMNLFTFWNADRIVLSMHHAREVDATSAPEFYGLVAELAQRAKLPMPRVYLIDEPHPNAFATGRDPQHAAVAATTGLLSMLSRDEVAGVMAHELGHVRNRDTLIMTMVATIAGAISMLANFGLFFRGGNQENGHGNLIATLLAVIVAPFAAMIVQMAISRTREYGADAAGAEISGNPRALASALAKIAGRAEMIPNPVAERNPAAAQLYIVPVHVSELFSTHPATEKRIAALEDMAQDMGTRTSALSPAAAASKTRKSSALDPLRRS; encoded by the coding sequence GTGAATGGCATGAAGACGGTGATGCTGTTGTCGGCCCTGACGGCGCTGTTCATGGCATTGGGCTATACGCTGGGCGGCAGCGGCGGGGCGGTGATCGCGCTGCTGGTGGCATTGGGCATGAACCTCTTCACCTTCTGGAACGCCGACAGGATCGTGCTGTCGATGCACCATGCGCGGGAGGTCGACGCGACCAGCGCGCCGGAATTTTACGGCCTCGTCGCGGAACTGGCCCAGCGCGCGAAACTTCCCATGCCGCGCGTCTATCTGATCGACGAGCCGCATCCCAATGCCTTCGCCACCGGCCGCGATCCGCAGCATGCCGCCGTCGCCGCGACCACCGGGCTGCTTTCGATGCTGAGCCGGGACGAAGTGGCTGGCGTCATGGCGCATGAACTGGGCCATGTGCGCAATCGCGATACACTGATCATGACGATGGTCGCGACCATTGCGGGCGCGATCTCGATGCTCGCCAATTTCGGCCTGTTCTTCCGCGGCGGCAATCAGGAGAATGGCCACGGCAACCTGATCGCGACGCTGCTGGCGGTGATCGTGGCTCCTTTCGCCGCGATGATCGTGCAGATGGCGATCAGCCGCACCCGAGAATATGGCGCGGACGCGGCGGGCGCGGAGATCAGCGGCAACCCGCGCGCGCTTGCCTCCGCCCTCGCCAAGATCGCCGGCCGCGCCGAAATGATTCCCAACCCGGTGGCGGAGCGCAATCCCGCCGCCGCCCAGCTCTACATCGTGCCGGTGCATGTGAGCGAGCTCTTCTCCACTCACCCCGCGACGGAAAAGCGCATCGCCGCGCTGGAGGACATGGCGCAGGATATGGGCACGCGCACCTCCGCCCTCTCACCTGCAGCAGCGGCCTCCAAAACGCGCAAATCGAGCGCCCTCGATCCTTTACGGCGCAGCTAA
- a CDS encoding DUF1674 domain-containing protein gives MGTFNGKRPAHVKPPAHLSKSPPVPQPDPIDNPSRHDELLSPVRYGDWERKGIAIDF, from the coding sequence ATGGGAACCTTCAACGGCAAGCGCCCGGCGCATGTGAAGCCGCCCGCGCATCTGTCGAAAAGCCCGCCGGTGCCGCAACCCGATCCGATCGACAATCCGTCGCGCCATGACGAGTTATTGAGCCCGGTTCGCTATGGCGACTGGGAACGCAAGGGAATCGCTATCGATTTTTGA
- a CDS encoding UTP--glucose-1-phosphate uridylyltransferase yields MSYKPIRKAVFPVAGLGTRFLPATKSVPKELLPVVDRPLIQYAVDEAREAGIEQMIFVTGRGKGAIEDYFDMAYEAEATQRERGKDLSSLDGTRLLPGNAVFLRQQEPLGLGHAIWCARDIVGDEPFAILLPDEFMKGAPGRGCLKQMVEAYDKVGGNLVCALEVPMAETPNYGVIDPGKRDGALTEVKGLVEKPAPGTAPSNLILPGRYILQPEVMKILETQEKGAGGEIQLTDAMASMIGMQPFHGVTFDGRRFDCGSKAGYIEANLALALGREDLGEHIRRFALAELGVSGIAAAA; encoded by the coding sequence ATGTCCTACAAACCGATTCGCAAAGCCGTTTTCCCTGTCGCAGGTCTCGGCACGCGCTTTCTTCCGGCGACCAAGTCGGTGCCCAAGGAACTGCTGCCGGTCGTCGACCGACCGCTGATCCAATATGCGGTGGATGAGGCGCGGGAGGCGGGGATCGAGCAGATGATCTTCGTCACCGGCCGCGGCAAGGGCGCGATCGAAGATTATTTCGACATGGCCTATGAGGCCGAAGCCACCCAGCGCGAGCGGGGCAAGGATCTGTCCTCGCTGGACGGTACGCGGCTGTTGCCGGGCAATGCGGTGTTCCTGCGCCAGCAGGAGCCGCTGGGTCTGGGCCATGCCATCTGGTGCGCCCGCGACATTGTGGGCGATGAGCCGTTCGCCATCCTGCTGCCTGACGAGTTCATGAAGGGTGCGCCGGGCCGTGGCTGCCTGAAGCAGATGGTTGAGGCTTATGACAAGGTCGGCGGCAATCTGGTCTGCGCCCTGGAAGTGCCGATGGCGGAGACGCCGAACTATGGCGTGATCGATCCGGGCAAGCGTGACGGAGCGCTCACTGAGGTGAAGGGGCTGGTCGAGAAGCCGGCACCGGGCACGGCGCCGTCGAACCTGATCCTGCCGGGGCGCTATATCCTTCAACCGGAGGTGATGAAGATCCTGGAGACGCAGGAAAAGGGCGCTGGCGGAGAGATTCAGCTTACCGACGCCATGGCTTCGATGATCGGGATGCAGCCTTTCCACGGCGTGACCTTCGATGGGCGGCGGTTCGATTGCGGGTCGAAGGCGGGTTATATCGAGGCGAACCTGGCGCTGGCGCTGGGGCGCGAGGATTTGGGCGAGCATATCCGCCGGTTCGCTCTGGCGGAACTGGGCGTCAGCGGGATTGCCGCCGCGGCCTGA
- a CDS encoding GNAT family N-acetyltransferase, with amino-acid sequence MTECVARLAQGVAELPRDQWDACAGDANPFMSWDFLAALERSGSVGGNSGWQPLPLVIDGADGRIAAAAPLYGKTHSQGEYVFDHGWADAWERAGGQYYPKIQVAAPFSPVPGPRLLLRDEGLAPALIAGIEAVVEQNQLSSAHATFIAPEQVALFEAAGWLIREDSQFHWTNRGYRDFNDFLADLSSAKRKNIRKERERAVEGLEIVHLTGAALTEAHWDIFWTFYQDTGARKWGRPYLTRAFFSMLGESMADRVLLVLALRQGRPIAGALNLIGADTLYGRYWGCTEDVPNLHFELCYYQAIDIAIARGLKRVEAGAQGGHKLARGYAPEPTFSAHFIPNASFRRAIADFLAAERQGVQRDRLWLTDRTPFRKVETGN; translated from the coding sequence ATGACTGAATGCGTGGCGCGCCTCGCCCAGGGCGTGGCCGAATTGCCGCGCGACCAGTGGGATGCCTGCGCGGGAGATGCCAATCCCTTCATGAGCTGGGATTTCCTTGCCGCGCTGGAACGTTCGGGCAGCGTCGGCGGCAATAGCGGCTGGCAGCCCTTGCCCTTGGTGATCGACGGAGCGGACGGGCGGATCGCCGCCGCCGCGCCGCTTTATGGCAAGACCCACAGCCAGGGCGAATATGTGTTCGACCATGGCTGGGCCGATGCATGGGAACGGGCGGGCGGGCAATATTATCCCAAGATTCAGGTCGCCGCGCCCTTTTCGCCGGTGCCGGGGCCAAGGCTGCTGCTGCGCGACGAAGGCCTCGCCCCGGCGCTGATCGCAGGGATCGAGGCGGTGGTGGAGCAGAATCAGCTCTCCTCCGCCCATGCGACGTTCATCGCGCCGGAGCAGGTTGCGCTGTTCGAGGCCGCGGGCTGGCTGATCCGGGAGGACAGCCAGTTCCATTGGACCAATCGCGGCTATCGCGATTTCAACGACTTCCTGGCCGACCTGTCGAGCGCCAAGCGCAAGAATATCCGCAAGGAGCGCGAACGCGCCGTCGAGGGGCTGGAGATCGTCCACCTGACCGGCGCGGCGCTGACCGAGGCGCATTGGGATATATTCTGGACCTTCTATCAGGATACCGGGGCGCGCAAATGGGGGCGGCCCTATCTGACCCGCGCCTTCTTCTCCATGCTGGGGGAGAGCATGGCCGACCGGGTGCTGCTGGTGCTGGCGTTGCGCCAGGGGCGACCGATCGCGGGAGCGCTCAACCTGATCGGCGCGGATACGCTTTATGGGCGCTATTGGGGCTGCACCGAGGACGTGCCCAATCTGCATTTCGAGCTATGCTATTATCAGGCGATCGACATCGCCATCGCCCGCGGGCTGAAACGGGTGGAGGCGGGCGCCCAGGGCGGGCACAAGCTGGCGCGCGGCTATGCGCCGGAGCCCACCTTTTCAGCGCATTTCATCCCCAATGCCAGTTTCCGCCGGGCGATCGCCGATTTCCTGGCGGCCGAGCGGCAGGGTGTGCAGCGGGACCGGCTCTGGCTGACCGATCGGACTCCCTTTCGCAAGGTCGAAACAGGGAACTGA
- a CDS encoding glycerophosphodiester phosphodiesterase family protein, with product MSARPDAFPFLTARPFAHRGLHGGRVSENGMAAFTAAIAGGFGIECDARLSRDGVAIVFHDAALQRMTGEAGTVSDHDAGAIDRLMLPDGGSVPRLRALLDLCGTDVPLLIEIKVDGRHVAPICAAVADDLARRPKTLAAVMSFNPMAISWFRRHRPAVARGLVVTEQGKRGQRSRIARALALWTAKPDFIACDIRDLPSSLSTDARRRGMLVLTWTVRGEEERACAALHADQIIFERSHD from the coding sequence TTGTCCGCCCGGCCTGACGCCTTCCCCTTCCTGACCGCGCGTCCCTTCGCCCATCGCGGGCTGCACGGGGGCAGGGTCAGCGAAAACGGCATGGCGGCTTTCACGGCCGCCATCGCCGGCGGTTTCGGCATCGAATGTGATGCGCGCCTCAGCCGCGACGGCGTTGCGATCGTCTTCCACGACGCCGCGTTGCAACGCATGACCGGCGAAGCGGGCACGGTTTCGGATCATGACGCCGGGGCGATCGACCGGCTGATGCTGCCCGACGGCGGCAGCGTTCCGCGCCTGCGAGCCTTGCTCGATCTGTGCGGGACGGACGTTCCGCTGCTTATCGAGATCAAGGTGGACGGGCGGCATGTCGCCCCCATCTGTGCAGCGGTTGCCGACGATCTGGCGCGGCGGCCCAAGACCCTGGCGGCAGTCATGTCGTTCAATCCCATGGCGATAAGCTGGTTCCGGCGCCACCGGCCCGCAGTCGCGCGCGGGCTGGTCGTCACCGAACAGGGCAAGCGAGGCCAGCGCAGCAGAATCGCGCGCGCTCTTGCACTTTGGACCGCGAAACCCGATTTTATTGCCTGTGATATTCGCGACCTGCCTTCGTCCCTGTCCACCGATGCCCGCCGGCGGGGCATGCTCGTGCTGACATGGACGGTGCGCGGCGAGGAGGAGCGCGCCTGCGCTGCGCTGCACGCCGACCAGATCATCTTCGAGCGGTCGCATGACTGA